A genomic stretch from Gemmatimonadaceae bacterium includes:
- a CDS encoding peptidylprolyl isomerase produces MQSRRLASFVVAALLLGATAASASAQSSSRGPGAAEVRLYAQLMAMTDSRTFDRALLDSVMGSSWAPLRAAGALAVGQVGAAHGMPGAPALHALLRDRNLTVASNAAYALGLLRDSAAVSALATALSAQSRVAREAAWALGEIGAPARGAIIAGLANPRTDDARMIQLLLAAARLRPVPVADVRSYLAMSARSSVQWAAAYAIARIRSPAGVRDLISLATNPQFVRVSADEARLGTGAPHVVPPAGSLTADAYVSAPTGRQRARAEIARGLAHSAAGDSLANAAVAVLLPLAGDPYPHVRINAVRSLGTYGARGREAVVAATTDADANTRIAAAQSLGNVLDSTSASWTPLWQRDTSLMYRASLLASATSAGADLAALSDWTTHRDWRYRAAALNAAGGANDPAVAARAANAMLKDVDGRVRAAAYGLLTGSDTTTPLPAVHAALIEGLTDRDFYARATVLGNMSRHPRAADVPAVLASYSRSLADSGNDARIAAIQYLAAAWKNDSASFTPALRNQVASLGPSDDPLVRAAVDSASIFSAWPSTSGNPRPLSWYQNIVRTYVVPALRGQTQRATIRTRRGDIVLELFGADAPITVWNFMNLARTGYYRGTGFHRVVPNFVAQDGDPRDDGNGGPGYAIRDEMNPRRYERGALGMALSGPDTGGSQYFITHSPQPHLDGHYTVFGRVLRGYAALDAVVQGDRILSIVAR; encoded by the coding sequence ATGCAGTCACGTAGGCTCGCGTCGTTCGTCGTCGCAGCGCTGCTGCTCGGTGCGACCGCGGCGAGCGCATCTGCTCAATCGTCATCCCGCGGGCCTGGCGCGGCCGAAGTCCGTCTCTACGCACAGCTGATGGCCATGACCGACTCGCGGACGTTCGACCGCGCACTGCTCGACAGCGTGATGGGCTCTTCGTGGGCTCCGCTTCGCGCGGCCGGCGCTCTTGCGGTTGGACAGGTTGGCGCCGCGCACGGAATGCCCGGCGCGCCAGCGCTGCACGCGCTGCTCCGTGATCGCAATCTCACGGTCGCGTCGAACGCCGCGTATGCGCTCGGCCTCCTTCGTGATTCAGCCGCCGTGTCCGCGCTTGCGACGGCGCTCTCCGCACAGTCCCGGGTTGCGCGCGAGGCGGCGTGGGCGCTCGGCGAGATCGGTGCTCCGGCACGGGGCGCGATAATCGCCGGCCTGGCGAATCCCCGCACCGATGACGCGCGGATGATTCAGCTGCTCCTCGCTGCTGCCAGGCTCCGGCCGGTACCGGTCGCCGACGTGCGTTCATATCTGGCAATGTCGGCGCGCTCATCGGTGCAGTGGGCAGCGGCCTATGCCATCGCTCGCATTCGCTCGCCTGCCGGTGTGCGCGATCTCATCTCGCTCGCCACCAATCCGCAGTTCGTCAGGGTATCCGCTGACGAAGCGCGCCTCGGGACCGGCGCGCCTCACGTCGTGCCGCCGGCCGGCTCACTCACTGCCGACGCCTATGTGTCTGCGCCCACGGGCCGCCAGCGCGCACGCGCCGAGATCGCGCGGGGTCTCGCTCACTCTGCTGCTGGCGATTCGCTCGCCAACGCCGCGGTTGCTGTTCTGCTGCCGCTCGCCGGCGATCCGTATCCGCACGTGCGCATCAATGCCGTGCGGTCGCTTGGAACCTACGGCGCTCGCGGCCGGGAAGCGGTCGTCGCCGCGACAACTGACGCGGATGCCAACACGCGGATCGCGGCCGCACAGTCACTCGGCAACGTCCTCGATTCGACGTCCGCCTCATGGACGCCACTTTGGCAACGCGATACTTCGCTGATGTATCGCGCGAGCCTCCTCGCTTCGGCTACCAGTGCCGGCGCGGACCTCGCGGCATTGAGCGATTGGACGACGCATCGCGACTGGCGCTATCGCGCCGCGGCTCTCAATGCGGCGGGCGGAGCGAATGATCCGGCCGTCGCTGCGCGCGCGGCGAACGCGATGCTGAAGGACGTTGACGGCAGGGTCCGCGCGGCTGCTTATGGGCTTCTGACAGGAAGCGATACGACAACCCCTTTGCCGGCGGTTCATGCCGCGTTGATCGAGGGTCTCACGGACCGTGACTTCTACGCCCGCGCCACAGTCCTCGGCAACATGTCGAGGCATCCGCGTGCTGCAGATGTCCCCGCCGTTCTGGCGAGCTATTCCCGCTCGCTCGCCGATTCGGGAAACGACGCGCGGATCGCCGCAATTCAGTATTTGGCCGCCGCATGGAAGAATGACAGCGCGTCGTTCACGCCCGCGCTTCGGAATCAGGTCGCGTCGCTCGGGCCGTCCGACGACCCTCTGGTGCGCGCGGCGGTTGACAGCGCATCCATATTTTCCGCCTGGCCGTCCACCTCAGGAAACCCTCGGCCTCTTTCGTGGTATCAGAACATCGTCCGCACGTACGTCGTGCCCGCGCTTCGCGGGCAGACGCAGCGCGCGACGATCCGTACCCGCCGGGGCGACATCGTTCTCGAGCTGTTCGGCGCCGATGCTCCCATCACCGTCTGGAACTTCATGAATCTTGCGCGTACGGGGTATTACCGCGGAACCGGATTCCATCGCGTCGTGCCGAATTTCGTCGCGCAGGATGGCGATCCGCGCGATGACGGCAATGGCGGGCCGGGTTATGCCATTCGCGACGAGATGAACCCACGACGTTACGAGCGCGGCGCGCTCGGCATGGCTCTCTCCGGCCCCGATACAGGGGGAAGCCAGTACTTCATCACGCATTCCCCGCAGCCGCATCTCGACGGTCACTACACGGTGTTCGGACGTGTGCTCCGCGGATATGCGGCGCTCGATGCCGTCGTGCAGGGCGATCGCATTCTGTCAATCGTGGCTCGATGA
- a CDS encoding UDP-2,3-diacylglucosamine diphosphatase, whose amino-acid sequence MLNAPCYVVSDAHLGVASPVIERALVSFLRGLEGRAGSLLINGDLFDFWFEWKTVIPRNSFRALAALADLRESGIPITWIAGNHDCWGDEVLRNDIGVDYHAATWRGSVAGWNTLVEHGDGLRQKEDRGYRMVRPIMRNRAAIKAFRALHPDWATALAVGSSGASRTYRSRDEGRGLRVIALQQLAADPALDLLIYGHSHVAALERAPGGGVFGNAGSWLDAPTFLRVTEDVIELRETRDGSAEGDCLHSINRRAEKALADA is encoded by the coding sequence GTGCTCAACGCTCCGTGCTATGTAGTCTCCGACGCTCATCTTGGCGTGGCCTCTCCCGTGATCGAGCGGGCGCTCGTCTCATTTCTGCGCGGACTGGAAGGGCGCGCTGGATCGCTGCTCATCAACGGCGACCTGTTCGATTTCTGGTTCGAGTGGAAGACGGTGATTCCGCGAAACAGCTTCCGGGCGCTCGCGGCGCTCGCCGATCTGCGCGAGAGCGGGATACCGATCACGTGGATCGCGGGAAACCACGACTGCTGGGGAGATGAAGTGCTGCGCAACGATATCGGCGTGGACTATCACGCTGCGACCTGGCGCGGCAGCGTGGCCGGCTGGAACACTCTCGTGGAGCACGGCGACGGTCTGCGTCAGAAAGAGGACCGCGGATACAGAATGGTGAGGCCGATCATGCGAAATCGCGCGGCGATCAAGGCATTCCGTGCGTTGCATCCCGACTGGGCGACGGCCCTTGCGGTCGGCAGCTCCGGTGCCAGCAGGACGTACCGCTCGCGCGATGAAGGTCGCGGACTTCGCGTGATCGCGCTACAGCAGCTCGCGGCCGACCCCGCGCTGGATCTCCTGATCTACGGGCATTCACACGTCGCGGCGCTCGAGCGCGCACCCGGAGGCGGGGTCTTCGGCAACGCCGGATCCTGGCTCGATGCTCCCACTTTTCTGCGTGTGACCGAGGATGTCATCGAGCTCCGCGAGACGCGGGACG
- the lptE gene encoding LPS assembly lipoprotein LptE, translating to MSACFPYGFAGGGLPSHVRTVAVIPFENLTSAPEIQQELALALRTELRNRLGLREAAENRASAIVRGTIQRYETDIPIGYSATNKDQTSARRQLQISVDIEMVDQVSGKSLWQRKGLMAEGQYEERGEAGGRKQAIERIVNEVIQGAQSQW from the coding sequence ATGTCGGCATGCTTCCCGTACGGCTTTGCCGGCGGGGGTTTGCCGTCGCACGTACGTACGGTCGCCGTGATTCCATTCGAGAATCTCACGTCGGCGCCGGAGATCCAGCAGGAGCTGGCTCTCGCGCTGCGCACGGAGCTGCGGAATCGCCTCGGCCTCCGCGAAGCGGCGGAGAATCGCGCGAGTGCGATCGTTCGCGGCACAATTCAGCGGTACGAAACCGACATCCCAATCGGCTACAGCGCGACCAACAAGGATCAGACGAGCGCGCGGCGGCAGCTGCAGATCTCGGTGGATATAGAGATGGTGGACCAGGTGTCCGGAAAATCTCTCTGGCAGCGGAAGGGGCTGATGGCGGAAGGTCAGTACGAGGAACGTGGCGAAGCCGGCGGGCGAAAGCAGGCGATCGAGCGCATCGTCAACGAAGTGATTCAGGGAGCCCAGTCACAATGGTGA
- a CDS encoding thioesterase family protein, giving the protein MPAASPVSSEVEFRVRYAETDQMQVVYHANYLVWCEIGRTDLIRRLGTSYADLEKQGIKLAVVDARLRYHAAARYEDTIRVRTILVEARSRSVTFQYTIENADTGAKLVTARTTLASINRDGKLVAMPEELRSSLENAVT; this is encoded by the coding sequence ATGCCCGCCGCTTCCCCCGTTTCCAGCGAAGTCGAGTTCCGCGTTCGTTACGCGGAAACCGACCAGATGCAGGTTGTGTATCACGCCAACTATCTCGTGTGGTGCGAAATCGGCCGCACGGATCTGATTCGCCGGCTCGGTACGTCGTACGCCGACCTCGAGAAGCAGGGGATCAAGCTGGCCGTCGTGGACGCGAGGCTGCGCTACCACGCCGCGGCGCGGTACGAGGATACCATTCGCGTTCGTACCATCCTCGTCGAGGCGCGGTCGCGCAGCGTGACCTTCCAGTACACCATCGAGAACGCGGATACCGGCGCGAAGCTCGTCACAGCCCGCACGACCCTCGCATCGATCAACAGAGACGGAAAACTTGTCGCCATGCCTGAAGAGCTGCGCAGCTCGCTCGAAAATGCAGTCACGTAG